Proteins encoded together in one Salmo trutta chromosome 3, fSalTru1.1, whole genome shotgun sequence window:
- the LOC115165961 gene encoding chloride channel protein 1, whose product MRRQTALTRFLTKHRLIYPGAVTFVIATLTFPPGFGQFMAGELMPRECINSLFDNFTWTKLSATALPPGLGRSSAWLHPDVSVFLILLLFFVMKFWMSAVSTTMPIPSGAFMPVFILGAAFGRLVGEIMATLFPNGILFDGIVYRILPGGYAVIGAAALTGAVTHTVSTAVICFELTGQISHILPMMVAVILANMVAQGLQPSLYDSIIQVKKLPYLPELSLGHISKYNIFVEDMMVRKVNFLSSQSTYRELGYLLDSTSLKTIPLVDSKESMILLGSIERTELQAISDWWLSAERRVFERGQGSPGQGWESFTFVDEEGGETSPVQDEQTRPLPSPKPQESSTNHTGSEKRSLQSVRGIFQRLFSSSSTSQAEAQESTPPPLTDTMSSEEIKAWEEEELDKPISMEEIRIDPSPFQLVERTSLHKTHTLFSLLGLSHAYVTSIGKLVGVVALKELQKAIEGSTRSGVRLRPPLASFRDANRKAKKHVAPSSTPSSPTREEGKREGGGSRKEGSEGFRWEVKEEKGEGDGGKREGEVVRWKDVVVGTEGEGDMDEAKEEPRGNTGGAGGSSAGTECDTSTPNSRGTDCPPQEPSSPTSPPSSSSTRIFIVSSLPTVPETDGERESEDSEEPI is encoded by the exons atgaggagacagacgGCTCTCACACGCTTTCTGACCAAGCA TCGGTTAATCTACCCAGGTGCAGTGACGTTTGTCATCGCCACCCTGACCTTTCCTCCTGGATTCGGCCAGTTCATGGCTGGAGAG CTGATGCCTAGAGAGTGTATTAACTCTCTGTTTGATAACTTCACCTGGACCAAACTGTCTGCCACCGCCCTTCCCCCCGGACTGGGGCGCTCCTCCGCATGGCTGCACCCCGACGTCAGcgtcttcctcatcctcctcctcttcttcgtcATGAAG TTCTGGATGTCTGCTGTTTCCACGACGATGCCCATCCCGTCTGGAGCCTTCATGCCAGTGTTCATACTGG ggGCAGCATTTGGGCGTCTGGTAGGGGAGATCATGGCCACTCTCTTCCCAAACGGTATCCTGTTTGATGGGATAGTTTATCGCATCCTCCCCGGGGGCTATGCTGTCATTG GTGCCGCGGCCCTGACCGGGGCAGTGACCCACACGGTGTCCACGGCTGTGATCTGTTTTGAGCTGACAGGCCAGATCTCCCACATCCTGCCCATGATGGTGGCGGTGATCCTGGCCAACATGGTGGCCCAGGGCCTGCAGCCCTCCCTCTACGACTCCATCATCCAGGTCAAGAAACTGCCATACCTCCCCGAGCTCAGCCTTGGACACATCAG taAGTACAACATCTTTGTGGAGGACATGATGGTGCGGAAGGTGAACTTCCTGTCCTCCCAGTCGACCTATCGGGAGCTGGGCTATCTGCTAGACTCCACCTCCCTCAAAACCATCCCTCTGGTCGACTCCAAAG AGTCTATGATCCTATTGGGGTCTATCGAGAGGACAGAGCTGCAGGCCATCTCTGATTGGTGGCTTTCGGCTGAGAGGCGTGTCTTTGAGAGGGGTCAGGGGTCACCGGGCCAGGGCTGGGAGTCCTTCACTTTCGTAgacgaggagggaggagag ACCTCTCCAGTACAAGATGAACAGACTAGGCCACTCCCATCCCCCAAACCACAGGAGTCCTCCACCAATCACACCGGCTCAG AGAAGCGTTCCCTCCAGTCTGTGAGGGGAATATTTCAGcgcctcttctcctcttcctcaacCAGCCAGGCTGAAGCTCAG GAATCCACCCCACCTCCACTCACTGACACCATGTCCTCAGAGGAG ATCAAAGCCTGGGAAGAAGAAGAGTTGGATAAGCCAATCAGTATGGAGGAGATACGGATTGATCCCTCCCCCTTTCAGCTGGTGGAGAGAACCTCCCTACACAAG ACCCACACTTTGTTCTCCTTGCTGGGTCTCAGTCATGCCTATGTTACCAGCATTGGGAAACTGGTGGGAGTCGTAGCACTGAAGGAG TTGCAGAAGGCCATCGAGGGCTCCACCCGTAGTGGGGTAAGATTGCGCCCCCCTCTGGCCAGTTTCAGAGATGCCAACCGTAAAGCCAAGAAGCACGTggctccctcctccaccccttcctcccccaccagggaggaggggaagagggagggagggggtagtaGGAAGGAGGGGAGCGAGGGGTTTAGGTGGGAGGTTAAGGAAGAAAAGGGGGAGGGTgatggaggaaagagggagggagaggtagtaAGGTGGAAGGATGTGGTGgttgggacagagggagagggggacatgGATGAGGCTAAGGAGGAACCCAGGGGGAACACAGGAGGAGCAGGTGGCTCCAGTGCAGGTACAGAGTGTGATACCTCCACCCCCAACAGCCGAGGGACAGACTGTCCCCCTCAAGAGCCTTCCTCCCCCACCtcaccaccctcctcctcctccactcgtATCTTCATTGTGTCATCCCTTCCTACCGTACCGGAgacggatggagagagggagagcgaagaTTCTGAAGAGCCGATTTAG